The following are encoded in a window of Solidesulfovibrio magneticus RS-1 genomic DNA:
- the mrdA gene encoding penicillin-binding protein 2: MRLETETPQQHAPRSGLILLQALVLGLFCLFTLRLWYLQVHKGGTFSDMARDNQLRQVLIGSARGRILDRSGTPLAVSEPSFALGLVREDCEDIDGTLTKVSEWTGVDKHVLSETVKRGKKRVKPFEPLILITDLPYEALARIEANAMLYPGLEIVVRQKRYYPTGALMSHVLGYVAEANEDELEKNPQLSLGDSVGKQGLELTHEDELRGSKGRKQVEVDAFGRQHNEFILEPPRAGADLKLSIDIGLQKECSRLLEGQAGALLVMEPDTGKILAMVSQPSFDNNMFVLGVPADKWRELRDNPRHPIQNRVTQGVYPPGSVFKLLMAAAGLSEGFVRPGDVVACPGVYKVGNRDFHDWKKGGHGALDLRGALVHSCDIYFYKLGDRMGIDRLHDYAVASGFGTRTGIDLPHEKAGLIPSKEWKKKRFGAAWSKGETVIASIGQGYVLTSPLQIGRYLSALVNGGRLMKPELVETEAPQVDATLPLKDGDRQVILDAMVATVESGTAKSLLRSDAVMAGKTGTAQVVKLINADIRRKTHEMPYEQRDHAWLASWGRKDGKTYVVVCLVEHGGHGGEVSGPLVRKVYEYLFGPAPGKPPRAAGAAPAAAPGEPAVDPGDVGD; encoded by the coding sequence ATGCGGCTTGAGACCGAAACCCCGCAACAACACGCCCCCCGTTCCGGGCTGATTCTGCTCCAGGCCCTGGTGCTCGGGCTTTTTTGCCTGTTCACCCTGCGCCTGTGGTATTTGCAGGTCCACAAGGGCGGCACGTTTTCCGACATGGCCCGGGACAACCAGCTGCGCCAGGTGCTCATCGGTTCGGCCCGGGGGCGCATCCTCGACAGGAGCGGCACGCCCCTGGCCGTCAGCGAACCGTCCTTTGCCCTGGGCCTGGTGCGCGAGGACTGCGAGGACATTGACGGCACCCTGACCAAGGTTTCGGAATGGACCGGCGTGGACAAGCACGTGCTGTCCGAGACGGTCAAGCGCGGCAAGAAACGGGTCAAGCCCTTTGAGCCGCTCATCCTCATCACCGACCTGCCCTACGAGGCCCTGGCCCGCATCGAGGCCAACGCCATGCTCTATCCGGGCCTGGAAATCGTGGTGCGCCAGAAACGCTACTACCCCACCGGCGCGCTCATGTCCCATGTGTTGGGTTACGTGGCCGAGGCCAACGAAGACGAACTGGAGAAAAATCCCCAGCTTTCCCTGGGCGACTCCGTGGGCAAGCAAGGCCTGGAACTCACTCACGAGGACGAGCTGCGCGGCTCCAAGGGCCGCAAGCAGGTGGAAGTCGACGCTTTCGGCCGCCAGCATAACGAATTCATCCTGGAGCCGCCGCGCGCCGGAGCCGATCTCAAGCTGTCCATCGACATCGGCCTGCAGAAAGAGTGTTCCCGATTGCTGGAGGGCCAGGCCGGGGCGCTGCTGGTCATGGAACCCGACACCGGCAAGATCCTGGCCATGGTCAGCCAGCCGAGCTTTGACAACAACATGTTCGTCCTTGGAGTGCCGGCCGACAAATGGCGGGAGCTGCGCGACAACCCGCGCCATCCTATCCAGAACCGGGTGACCCAGGGCGTGTATCCGCCGGGTTCGGTCTTCAAGCTCCTCATGGCCGCCGCCGGCCTGTCCGAGGGCTTTGTCCGCCCCGGCGACGTGGTGGCCTGCCCCGGGGTCTACAAGGTCGGCAACCGCGACTTCCACGACTGGAAAAAGGGCGGCCACGGGGCGCTGGATCTGCGCGGGGCGTTGGTCCATTCCTGCGACATCTATTTTTACAAGCTCGGCGACCGTATGGGCATCGACCGGCTCCACGACTACGCCGTGGCCAGCGGTTTCGGGACCCGCACCGGCATCGACCTGCCCCACGAAAAGGCCGGGCTCATTCCCTCCAAGGAATGGAAAAAGAAACGTTTCGGCGCGGCCTGGTCCAAGGGCGAGACCGTCATCGCCTCCATCGGCCAGGGCTACGTCCTGACCTCGCCGCTGCAGATCGGGCGCTACCTGTCGGCCCTGGTCAACGGCGGCCGGCTCATGAAGCCCGAGCTGGTGGAGACCGAAGCGCCCCAGGTGGACGCCACGCTGCCGCTGAAAGACGGCGACCGGCAGGTGATCCTCGACGCCATGGTGGCCACGGTGGAAAGCGGCACGGCCAAGTCCTTGCTGCGCTCCGACGCGGTCATGGCCGGCAAGACCGGCACGGCCCAGGTCGTCAAGCTGATAAACGCCGACATCCGCCGCAAGACCCACGAAATGCCCTACGAGCAGCGCGACCACGCCTGGCTCGCTAGTTGGGGCCGCAAGGACGGCAAGACCTACGTGGTGGTCTGTCTGGTGGAGCACGGCGGCCACGGCGGCGAGGTCAGCGGTCCGCTGGTGCGCAAGGTCTACGAATATTTGTTCGGCCCGGCTCCGGGCAAGCCGCCCCGGGCGGCCGGCGCGGCCCCGGCCGCCGCGCCTGGCGAACCGGCCGTCGACCCCGGCGACGTCGGGGATTAG
- the lepB gene encoding signal peptidase I, whose translation MKDRPAHNKRWPKPAIFWSLLVPGLGHIAVGYPARGIALSVLLTATYLGQIYFKTIYTTSGFFLLIVSYTAIYGYIIFDAWRLSSSEPQKEKRWFMRLDSLIAFGVLACLSSFYFDSLHFIPDEWRMPSSSMSDAILLNEHFLVDLTAYSPGEPDYGDVIAFLFPEDETKLFIKRIIAKPGDLVVIENKQVFVNGAPIDDSHARHGDTAFQARRDSMPAMTVAPDTYFVLGDNREESYDSRFFGTIPKNKILGRARIILWSDTLSRIGKTL comes from the coding sequence ATGAAGGATCGTCCCGCCCATAATAAACGCTGGCCAAAGCCCGCGATTTTCTGGAGCCTGCTGGTCCCGGGCCTGGGGCACATCGCCGTCGGCTATCCGGCCAGAGGGATAGCCCTTTCCGTGCTTCTCACGGCAACGTACTTGGGGCAGATCTACTTCAAGACCATCTACACGACCTCAGGCTTCTTCCTTCTCATCGTTTCCTATACCGCGATCTATGGATACATCATATTCGACGCCTGGCGGCTCTCCTCAAGTGAACCCCAAAAAGAAAAACGATGGTTCATGCGTCTGGACAGTCTCATAGCGTTCGGCGTTCTTGCTTGTCTGTCTTCCTTCTATTTTGATTCATTACATTTTATCCCGGACGAGTGGCGCATGCCTTCCAGCTCCATGAGCGACGCTATTCTCTTAAACGAGCATTTCCTTGTCGACCTGACGGCATACTCGCCAGGAGAACCGGATTACGGCGATGTGATCGCGTTTCTCTTCCCCGAGGACGAAACGAAATTGTTCATCAAACGGATTATCGCCAAGCCCGGCGATCTCGTGGTTATCGAGAACAAGCAGGTGTTCGTCAACGGCGCTCCTATTGACGACAGCCATGCCAGGCATGGCGACACGGCGTTTCAGGCCAGAAGAGACTCGATGCCCGCCATGACCGTAGCCCCCGACACCTACTTCGTCCTTGGCGACAACAGGGAAGAATCCTACGATTCCCGCTTCTTCGGCACGATTCCCAAAAATAAAATCCTTGGCCGGGCCAGAATCATTCTCTGGTCCGACACGCTTTCGCGCATCGGCAAAACCTTGTGA
- a CDS encoding ATP synthase F0 subunit B: MKRLHLIATVALVFGLAAVAYASGDAGGAEAHGLNWKDFLFRVVNFVLVFGVIAKLAGKKIVGFFRGRGEAIENQLSELESRKAEAAKRLAEIEASISNLSDEKARIEDEYRRQGEALRDSIVAAAEAKAAQIKEQAVTAAAAEARVAMQELRAQLADSVVAAAKASLEKKLTAKDQDKLVDEYLTKVVFN; the protein is encoded by the coding sequence TTGAAAAGGCTCCACCTCATCGCCACCGTGGCCCTGGTGTTCGGCCTGGCTGCCGTGGCCTACGCGTCGGGCGACGCCGGGGGCGCGGAAGCCCACGGACTGAACTGGAAGGATTTCCTGTTCCGCGTGGTCAACTTCGTGTTGGTGTTCGGCGTCATCGCCAAGCTGGCCGGGAAAAAGATCGTGGGCTTTTTCCGGGGGCGCGGCGAGGCCATTGAGAACCAGCTGAGCGAGCTCGAGTCGCGCAAGGCCGAAGCGGCCAAGCGTCTGGCCGAGATCGAGGCCTCCATCAGCAATCTGAGCGACGAGAAGGCCCGGATCGAAGACGAATACCGTCGCCAGGGCGAAGCCCTTCGCGACTCCATCGTCGCCGCCGCCGAGGCCAAGGCCGCCCAGATCAAGGAGCAGGCCGTTACTGCCGCCGCTGCCGAAGCCCGTGTCGCCATGCAGGAGCTTCGCGCCCAGCTGGCCGACTCCGTGGTGGCCGCGGCCAAGGCTTCGCTGGAAAAGAAGCTGACCGCCAAGGACCAGGACAAGCTCGTGGATGAATACTTAACCAAGGTGGTGTTCAATTGA
- a CDS encoding rod shape-determining protein: MSSFLNRILGLFSNDLAIDLGTANTLVFVKGKGIVLSEPSVVAVKKDPRGGNKVLAVGLEAKRMLGRTPGNIVAIRPMKDGVIADFEVTEAMLRHFISKVHNSRRLVRPRIIICVPTGITQVEKRAVKESAQSAGAREVYLIEEPMAAAIGANLPITEPTSNMVVDIGGGTTEVAVISLSGVVYSKSVRVGGDKMDEAIMQYVKRKYNMLIGESTAEQIKIQVGSAHHSTSQGEMEVKGRDLVTGIPQNITISSEEVQKSISEQVESIVQAVRIALEQTPPELAADIVDRGIVLTGGGALLRGLDQLLREETSLPITVVDDPLSTVVLGSGRALDNLDVLKEVTID; the protein is encoded by the coding sequence ATGTCCAGTTTTTTGAATAGGATATTGGGGCTTTTCTCCAACGATCTGGCCATCGACCTGGGAACGGCCAACACCTTGGTGTTCGTCAAGGGCAAGGGCATCGTCCTGTCCGAACCCTCGGTGGTGGCGGTGAAAAAGGACCCCCGCGGCGGCAACAAGGTGTTGGCTGTGGGCCTGGAAGCCAAGCGGATGCTTGGCCGCACCCCGGGCAACATCGTGGCCATCCGTCCCATGAAGGACGGCGTCATTGCCGACTTCGAAGTGACCGAGGCCATGCTGCGGCATTTTATTTCCAAGGTCCACAATTCCCGCCGGCTGGTGCGCCCGCGCATCATCATCTGCGTGCCCACGGGCATCACCCAGGTGGAAAAGCGGGCGGTCAAGGAATCGGCCCAGAGCGCCGGCGCCCGTGAAGTCTACCTCATCGAGGAACCCATGGCCGCGGCCATCGGGGCCAACCTGCCCATCACCGAACCCACCTCCAACATGGTGGTGGACATCGGCGGGGGCACCACGGAAGTGGCGGTCATTTCGCTGTCCGGCGTGGTCTATTCGAAATCCGTGCGTGTTGGCGGCGACAAGATGGACGAAGCCATCATGCAGTACGTCAAGCGCAAGTACAACATGCTGATCGGCGAATCCACGGCCGAACAGATCAAGATCCAGGTCGGCTCGGCCCATCATTCCACCAGCCAGGGCGAGATGGAAGTCAAGGGCCGCGACCTCGTCACGGGCATTCCCCAGAACATCACGATCTCCTCCGAGGAAGTGCAGAAATCCATTTCCGAGCAGGTGGAGAGCATTGTCCAGGCCGTGCGTATCGCTCTGGAGCAGACGCCTCCGGAGCTGGCGGCGGACATCGTGGACCGGGGTATCGTGCTGACCGGCGGCGGCGCGCTTCTGCGCGGCCTCGACCAGCTGCTGCGCGAGGAAACCTCGCTGCCCATCACGGTTGTTGACGACCCCCTTTCGACGGTTGTCCTCGGCTCCGGCCGGGCGCTGGACAACCTGGACGTCCTGAAGGAGGTCACGATAGATTAA
- the rodA gene encoding rod shape-determining protein RodA encodes MPFDRRFILSVNWSLVALTAMLFGVGVLNLYSASGFRMGDELSMQPFYNRQLIWGLAGLGCMLAMVVFDYKYLAAIAWPLVISTSVLLVLVLVMGKTVGGAKRWLPIGGFAFQPSEVAKIALLLLAAKILSKRSERLGWLDLAGILAVSLPVALLIIVEPDLGTGLNVLLLVAGLILYRGLTGPVFKTLAIAGPILIPCGWFFLKPYQKGRILTLFDPQRDPLGAGYHIIQSQIAIGSGQMWGKGFLEGTQSQLRYLPEKHTDFAVAVFAEEWGFMGGIALLTLFCLFLLQFYVTAKNAKDRFGSYLAAGVFFYFFWQILINMGMVLGIMPVVGIPLPFISYGGSATIVNFTLVGIVVNVSMRRYLFKKG; translated from the coding sequence ATGCCCTTTGACAGACGCTTCATCCTGAGCGTGAACTGGTCCCTGGTGGCCCTGACCGCCATGTTGTTCGGGGTCGGGGTGCTCAATCTCTATTCGGCCAGCGGCTTTCGCATGGGCGATGAGCTGTCCATGCAGCCTTTCTACAACCGCCAGCTCATCTGGGGCTTGGCCGGACTTGGCTGCATGTTGGCCATGGTGGTTTTCGACTACAAGTATCTGGCCGCCATCGCCTGGCCCCTGGTCATTTCCACCTCGGTGCTGCTGGTTTTGGTGCTGGTCATGGGCAAGACCGTGGGCGGGGCCAAACGCTGGCTGCCCATTGGCGGATTTGCCTTCCAGCCAAGCGAGGTGGCCAAAATCGCCTTGCTGCTGTTGGCGGCCAAGATCCTGTCCAAACGCTCGGAGCGGCTGGGCTGGCTTGACCTGGCCGGCATCCTGGCCGTGTCCCTGCCTGTCGCCCTGCTTATCATCGTGGAACCCGATCTCGGCACGGGCTTAAACGTCCTGCTCCTGGTGGCCGGCCTCATCCTCTACCGGGGCCTTACCGGCCCGGTGTTCAAGACCCTGGCCATCGCCGGCCCCATCCTCATCCCTTGCGGCTGGTTTTTTCTCAAGCCCTATCAGAAGGGGCGCATCCTGACCCTGTTCGACCCCCAGCGCGATCCCCTCGGGGCCGGTTACCACATCATCCAGTCCCAGATCGCCATCGGCTCGGGCCAGATGTGGGGCAAGGGCTTTTTGGAGGGCACCCAGAGCCAGTTGCGCTACCTGCCCGAAAAGCACACCGACTTTGCCGTGGCGGTTTTCGCCGAGGAGTGGGGTTTCATGGGCGGCATCGCGCTGCTGACCCTTTTCTGCCTGTTTTTGCTGCAATTCTACGTCACGGCCAAAAACGCCAAGGACCGTTTCGGCAGTTATCTGGCGGCGGGCGTGTTCTTCTATTTCTTCTGGCAAATCCTCATCAACATGGGTATGGTGCTCGGCATCATGCCGGTCGTTGGCATCCCCTTGCCGTTTATCAGCTACGGGGGGAGCGCCACCATCGTGAACTTCACCCTCGTGGGCATTGTCGTCAACGTCTCCATGCGGCGCTACCTGTTCAAGAAAGGCTAG
- a CDS encoding ATP synthase F0 subunit B' translates to MIDLNATFFVQLVNFVLILILLNVILIGPIRKILKKRAEFVASQMEGIESFASSADAKLKDYELSLDAARAAATAGRMAMKAEGQAKEKDLLEAAGAEAASKLQAARAEISAQSAAAKKALEGKVSGLASKAVAKVLAA, encoded by the coding sequence ATGATTGACTTAAACGCCACGTTTTTCGTCCAACTCGTCAACTTTGTGCTCATCCTGATCCTGCTCAATGTCATCCTCATCGGCCCCATCCGCAAGATTCTCAAAAAGCGGGCTGAGTTCGTTGCCTCCCAGATGGAAGGCATCGAATCTTTCGCGTCCTCGGCCGACGCCAAGCTCAAGGACTACGAACTGTCCCTGGACGCCGCCCGCGCGGCCGCCACGGCCGGCCGCATGGCCATGAAGGCCGAGGGACAGGCCAAGGAAAAGGATCTGCTCGAGGCTGCCGGCGCTGAGGCGGCTTCGAAACTGCAGGCGGCCCGGGCCGAGATTTCCGCCCAGTCCGCTGCGGCGAAAAAGGCCCTGGAGGGCAAGGTGTCGGGGTTGGCCTCCAAGGCCGTTGCCAAGGTGCTGGCGGCGTAA
- a CDS encoding F0F1 ATP synthase subunit delta, which translates to MTGNIVARRYAKALFALAKKAGKKAPAEYGKDLEAFASVLEGSPDLLKVFANPIISADVKKSVLSGVAGKIGLKPMVINFLSLLADKDRLPCVLEVSALYRTLLDEAEGVMRGQLVTAFALADARQDQIKVKLEKQSGKKLVLSFAVDPSIIGGVVLKVGDKVLDASLRAQLEILKEQIKRGE; encoded by the coding sequence TTGACCGGCAACATCGTCGCGCGCCGTTACGCCAAGGCGCTTTTCGCGCTGGCCAAAAAGGCCGGCAAGAAAGCCCCGGCGGAGTACGGCAAGGACCTGGAGGCCTTTGCCTCCGTCCTTGAGGGGTCTCCGGATCTGCTTAAGGTCTTTGCCAACCCCATCATCAGCGCCGATGTGAAGAAGTCGGTGCTGTCCGGGGTGGCTGGCAAAATCGGCCTCAAGCCCATGGTCATCAACTTCCTGTCCCTTCTGGCCGACAAGGACCGCCTGCCCTGCGTCCTGGAAGTGTCCGCCCTCTACCGGACTCTTCTGGACGAGGCCGAAGGCGTCATGCGCGGCCAGCTGGTCACCGCCTTCGCCCTGGCCGACGCGCGCCAGGACCAGATCAAGGTCAAGCTCGAAAAGCAATCCGGCAAGAAGCTGGTGCTGTCTTTCGCCGTTGATCCCTCCATCATCGGCGGCGTCGTCCTCAAGGTCGGCGACAAGGTGTTGGACGCGAGCCTTCGCGCCCAGCTCGAAATATTGAAAGAACAAATCAAGAGGGGTGAGTAG
- a CDS encoding TIGR01212 family radical SAM protein (This family includes YhcC from E. coli K-12, an uncharacterized radical SAM protein.), which translates to MTARVHTLAQAFRAVFGRKAKKIPLDAGSSCPNRDGALSRGGCLFCNAAGSGTGLHLKGFGLRAQWDRLTLPARRRNEALVAYLQSFSNTYGPPERLAALVAELATLPDIEGLCLGTRPDCLDLEKIALLAAAPVGHVRLEMGLQSANDATLRRIGRGHTTADFARATIMAADAGLAVTAHLMAGLPGEGVEDFLATVRFVAALPIAGVKLHNTLVVAGSGLAALHKAGGYQPMAREAYVEAVCRAIALLPGHVAVERQNADPAPGELLAPAWAADKQGILGDIAARLEREDIRQGCALGSETGMQPQGPPSPRP; encoded by the coding sequence ATGACTGCCCGCGTCCACACGCTCGCCCAGGCTTTTCGGGCCGTTTTCGGCCGAAAGGCCAAGAAAATTCCTTTGGATGCGGGAAGTTCCTGCCCCAATCGGGACGGTGCGCTCTCCCGGGGCGGCTGCCTGTTTTGCAACGCGGCCGGATCGGGAACGGGATTGCACCTTAAAGGCTTCGGCCTCCGGGCGCAATGGGACAGACTCACTCTCCCGGCCCGGCGGCGCAATGAAGCCCTCGTCGCCTATCTCCAGTCCTTTTCCAACACCTACGGCCCGCCCGAGCGCCTGGCCGCGCTTGTGGCCGAACTTGCCACCCTGCCCGACATCGAGGGCCTTTGCCTGGGCACGAGGCCGGATTGCCTGGACCTCGAAAAAATCGCCCTGCTGGCCGCCGCGCCCGTGGGCCATGTGCGCCTGGAAATGGGCTTGCAGTCGGCCAACGACGCGACGCTTCGGCGCATAGGCCGGGGCCACACGACGGCCGATTTCGCCCGGGCGACCATCATGGCCGCCGACGCGGGCCTTGCCGTCACGGCCCATCTCATGGCCGGCCTGCCCGGCGAGGGCGTCGAGGATTTTCTCGCCACCGTGCGTTTTGTCGCCGCCCTGCCCATTGCCGGGGTCAAGCTCCACAATACCTTGGTGGTGGCCGGCTCCGGCCTGGCCGCCCTCCACAAAGCCGGCGGCTACCAGCCCATGGCCCGCGAAGCGTATGTCGAGGCCGTGTGCCGGGCCATCGCCCTGCTGCCGGGTCACGTGGCCGTGGAGCGCCAAAACGCCGACCCCGCCCCGGGCGAACTCCTCGCCCCGGCCTGGGCCGCCGACAAACAGGGCATCCTGGGCGACATCGCCGCGCGGCTGGAACGCGAGGACATCCGGCAGGGGTGCGCGCTAGGAAGCGAGACAGGCATGCAGCCCCAGGGGCCTCCCTCGCCTCGCCCTTGA
- a CDS encoding bactofilin family protein, with product MGKHDINAFLGVGTSFVGRLTFGGVVRIDGHFEGEIVSTGTLVVGSQAHVAGRVEVARLVCDGVVAAEVAASSSVAVHGRGRLCGAVRTPSLSVAEGGRVDGLVTMGNGEQPPRQALAAGSSVNSSQTPPS from the coding sequence GTGGGCAAGCACGACATCAACGCCTTCCTGGGGGTCGGAACGTCTTTTGTGGGACGGCTGACCTTTGGCGGCGTGGTGCGCATTGACGGGCATTTCGAAGGCGAAATCGTCTCGACGGGAACCCTGGTGGTCGGCAGCCAGGCCCATGTGGCCGGGCGGGTCGAGGTGGCGCGCCTGGTGTGTGACGGGGTCGTGGCCGCCGAGGTGGCGGCGTCGTCTTCGGTGGCGGTGCATGGTCGGGGTCGGCTTTGCGGCGCGGTGCGCACGCCGTCGTTGTCCGTGGCCGAAGGGGGCCGGGTGGACGGGCTGGTGACCATGGGCAACGGGGAGCAACCGCCCCGTCAGGCCCTGGCCGCAGGTTCTTCGGTCAATTCTTCACAAACCCCGCCAAGCTAG
- the mreC gene encoding rod shape-determining protein MreC, with product MAPGKWVHEQVASFWSRYLYFVGIRQQNDQLRLELDSAKKELAELRESASEVERLRQILSLTPPIDWTRRAARIISHRLGPNAALETFLIDKGSAHGVSVNMPVVSPDGVVGRVLRLSPTAATILLITDPNSRIPVVSQKNRTQGIVKGEGPTKELTLQYVPQGAPVEEGEVLVTSGLEEIFPKGLPVAKVTSVGRSGSSLFQLIHAAPLFTPRQLEEVALLFRATAAAAPVPTTAPVVAPPPPPATAPVSPVITPPNAAPSVKPPKGLKTPAAIPPAPGQGAPPPPPPAPAPTPAPAPAVVEPAKPAKKADKPAESEKKRRKPARTEGQ from the coding sequence TTGGCCCCGGGAAAGTGGGTCCACGAACAGGTTGCGTCGTTTTGGAGCCGCTATCTGTATTTCGTGGGCATCCGGCAGCAAAACGACCAGCTGCGCCTGGAGCTGGATTCCGCGAAAAAGGAGCTCGCCGAGTTGCGTGAAAGCGCTTCGGAGGTGGAGCGTTTGCGCCAAATTCTGTCCCTGACGCCGCCCATCGATTGGACGCGTCGGGCAGCACGTATTATTTCCCATCGCCTGGGTCCCAACGCCGCCCTGGAGACGTTTCTCATCGACAAGGGCAGCGCCCACGGCGTTTCGGTCAACATGCCGGTGGTCTCTCCCGACGGGGTGGTCGGGCGGGTGCTGCGCCTGTCGCCCACGGCCGCGACCATTTTGCTCATCACCGATCCCAACAGCCGCATTCCTGTGGTTTCCCAGAAAAACCGCACCCAGGGCATCGTCAAGGGCGAGGGGCCGACCAAGGAACTCACCCTGCAGTACGTGCCCCAGGGAGCGCCCGTGGAAGAAGGCGAGGTGCTGGTCACCTCGGGGCTGGAAGAAATTTTCCCTAAGGGGCTGCCCGTGGCCAAGGTGACCTCGGTGGGGCGCTCGGGGTCGTCGTTGTTTCAGCTTATCCACGCCGCGCCGCTTTTCACGCCGCGCCAGCTTGAGGAAGTGGCCCTGCTGTTTAGGGCCACGGCCGCGGCCGCGCCGGTTCCCACGACCGCGCCCGTGGTCGCGCCGCCGCCGCCGCCCGCCACAGCCCCGGTGTCGCCGGTCATCACCCCGCCAAACGCCGCCCCGTCCGTCAAGCCGCCCAAGGGCCTCAAGACCCCGGCCGCCATCCCGCCGGCTCCGGGCCAGGGCGCGCCGCCGCCCCCGCCCCCGGCTCCCGCGCCGACGCCGGCTCCGGCCCCGGCCGTGGTCGAACCGGCCAAACCGGCCAAGAAGGCCGACAAGCCGGCGGAGTCCGAGAAAAAACGCCGCAAGCCGGCCCGGACCGAAGGGCAATGA
- the atpA gene encoding F0F1 ATP synthase subunit alpha, with the protein MQIKAEEISQIIEQQIQHYESRVEMSETGTVLSVGDQIARVYGVQNAMAMELLEFPGGVMGLVLNLEEDNVGVALLGEDTHIKEGDPVKRTGKIFSVPVGDAVTGRVIDPLGNPIDGLGPVEAKETRNVEIKAPGIIARKSVHEPMYTGLKAVDAMTPIGRGQRELIIGDRQTGKTAVCIDAILAQKGQGVFCFYVAIGQKKSTVALVAETLRRHGAMEYTTIISATASEPASLQFMSAYSGCTMAEYHRDNGRAALIIYDDLSKQAVSYRQMSLLLRRPPGREAYPGDVFYLHSRLLERAAKLSDALGAGSLTALPIIETQAGDVSAYIPTNVISITDGQVYLEPNLFNAGIRPAINVGLSVSRVGGAAQVKAMKQVAGTLRLDLAQYRELAAFAQFGSDLDKATQLKLSRGMRMVELLKQPQYKPMNVAEQVISLFAGTRGFMDDVPVEAVRKFEEGLQEYFHNAKSDILNEIQEKKALDEGLIAKLGAAIDEFKKGFKA; encoded by the coding sequence ATGCAAATCAAAGCGGAAGAGATCAGCCAGATCATCGAACAGCAGATTCAGCATTACGAGTCTCGCGTTGAGATGAGCGAGACTGGCACCGTGCTGTCCGTCGGCGACCAGATTGCCCGCGTGTACGGCGTCCAAAACGCCATGGCCATGGAGCTTTTGGAGTTCCCCGGCGGCGTCATGGGCCTGGTGCTCAACCTGGAAGAAGACAACGTCGGTGTCGCGCTGCTCGGCGAAGACACCCACATCAAGGAAGGCGACCCGGTCAAGCGCACCGGCAAGATCTTCTCGGTGCCCGTCGGCGACGCCGTCACCGGCCGCGTCATCGACCCCCTGGGCAACCCCATCGACGGCCTTGGCCCCGTTGAAGCCAAGGAGACCCGTAACGTCGAAATCAAGGCCCCCGGCATCATCGCCCGTAAGTCGGTCCATGAGCCCATGTACACCGGTCTCAAGGCCGTCGACGCCATGACCCCCATCGGTCGCGGCCAGCGCGAGCTGATCATCGGCGACCGCCAGACCGGCAAGACCGCCGTCTGCATCGACGCCATCCTGGCCCAGAAGGGACAGGGCGTGTTCTGCTTCTACGTCGCCATCGGCCAGAAGAAGTCCACCGTCGCCCTGGTCGCCGAGACCCTGCGTCGCCACGGCGCCATGGAATACACGACCATCATCTCGGCCACCGCTTCCGAGCCGGCTTCGCTGCAGTTCATGTCCGCCTACTCCGGCTGCACCATGGCCGAGTACCACCGCGACAACGGCCGCGCCGCCCTGATCATCTATGACGATCTTTCCAAGCAGGCCGTCAGCTACCGCCAGATGTCCCTGCTGCTCCGTCGTCCTCCCGGACGTGAAGCTTACCCCGGCGACGTTTTCTACCTCCACTCCCGTCTGCTGGAGCGCGCCGCCAAGCTGTCCGACGCCCTGGGAGCCGGTTCGCTGACCGCTCTGCCCATCATCGAGACCCAGGCGGGCGACGTGTCGGCTTACATCCCGACCAACGTCATCTCCATCACCGACGGACAGGTTTACCTCGAACCGAACCTGTTCAACGCCGGTATCCGTCCGGCCATCAACGTCGGTCTGTCGGTCTCCCGCGTCGGCGGCGCCGCCCAGGTCAAGGCCATGAAGCAGGTCGCCGGCACGCTGCGCCTCGACCTCGCCCAGTACCGCGAACTGGCCGCCTTTGCCCAGTTCGGCTCCGACCTGGACAAGGCCACCCAGCTGAAACTCAGCCGCGGCATGCGCATGGTCGAGCTGCTCAAGCAGCCCCAGTACAAGCCCATGAACGTGGCCGAGCAGGTCATCTCCCTGTTCGCCGGCACCCGCGGCTTCATGGACGATGTGCCCGTCGAAGCCGTCCGCAAGTTCGAGGAAGGCCTCCAGGAGTACTTCCACAACGCCAAGAGCGACATCCTGAATGAGATTCAGGAGAAAAAGGCGCTCGACGAAGGCCTCATCGCCAAGCTCGGCGCGGCCATCGACGAGTTCAAAAAGGGCTTCAAGGCCTAA